CCATCGCCCTCGACGAGGTGTCGAAGGCGATCATCGAGCAGCTGCAGGAGGACGGCCGCCGCTCCTACGCCGAGATCGGCAAAGCGGTGGGCCTCTCCGAGGCGGCCGTGCGCCAGCGCGTGCAGAAGCTGCAGGAGTCCGGGGTCATGCAGGTCGTCGCCGTGACCGACCCCATGCAGCTCGGCTTCTACCGGCAGGCGATGGTCGGCGTCCGGGTGACCGGCGACAGCCGGATCGTCGCACAGCGGCTGGGCGAGATCCCCGCCGTCGACTACGTGGTGCTCACGGCCGGGAGCTTCGACATCCTCGCCGAAGTCGTCTGCGAGAACGACGACGACCTCATCGAGCTGCTCAACCAGGAGATCCGGCGCATCGACGGCGTGCAGTCGACCGAGACCTTCGTCTACCTGAAGCTGCACAAGCAGCTCTACAACTGGGGAACCAGGTGATCGCACCATGACACAGACCTCTCATGCCCTGAGCGCGCAGACCGAGGCGCAGCTGCAGCAGAAGGCCAAGGACCACCTCTGGATGCATTTCGCACGCCAGTCGGTGCTCGAAGAGCACGGCGCCCCCATCATCGTGAAGGGGGAGGGGCACCACATCTGGGACTCGCACGGCACGCGCTACATCGACGGCCTCTCGGGCCTATTCGTCGTGAACGCCGGGCACGGCCGCACGCGGCTCGCCGAGACGGCCGCCAAGCAGGCGGAGGAGCTCGCCTTCTTCCCCCTGTGGTCCTACGCGCACCCGTCGGCCATCGAACTCGCCGACGTGCTCGCTGACCATGCGCCCGGCGACCTCAACCGCGTCTTCTTCACCACGGGCGGCGGCGAGGCCGTCGAGACGGCCTTCAAGCTCGCCAAGTACTACTGGAAGCTGCAGGGCCGGCCCACCAAGCACAAGGTCATCTCGCGCTACGTCGCCTACCACGGCACCCCCCAGGGCGCGCTCGCCATCACGGGCATCCCCGCGATGAAGGAGATGTTCGAGCCGGTCACCCCCGGCGGGTTCCGGGTGCCCAACACCAACTTCTACCGCGCCGCCGAGATGGGCTACGAGGGGTCCTCCCTCGAGGCCTTCGGGCAGTGGGCGGCGAACCGCATCGAGGAGATGATCCTCTTCGAGGGCCCCGAGACGGTCGCCGCGGTGTTCCTCGAGCCCGTGCAGAACTCGGGCGGATGCTTCCCGCCGCCGCCCGGATACTTCCAGCGGGTGCGCGAGATCTGCGACAGGTACGACGTGCTGCTCGTCGCGGACGAGGTCATCACGGGCTTCGGGCGCATCGGCGACATGTTCGCCTCGACGACGTACGACATCCGTCCCGACATGATCACCTGCGCGAAGGGCATGACGAGCGGCTACTCGCCGATCGGCGCCTGCATCGTGAGCGATCGGCTCTACGAGCCGTTCCGGCACGGCACGACGGCCTTCTACCACGGCTACACCTTCGGGGGGCACCCCGTGTCGTCGGCCGTCGCGCTCGAGAACCTGCGCATCTTCGAGGAGGAGGGGCTCGTGCAGAACGTCAAGCAGAACTCGCCCCTGTTCCGTGCCGCCCTCGAGCGGCTGACGGATCTGCCGATCGTGGGCGATGTGCGTGGCGACGGCTACTTCTTCGGCATCGAGCTCGTGAAGGACAAGGCCACTCGCGAGACCTTCGACGACGAGGAGTCGGAGCGGCTGCTGCGCGGATTCCTCTCGAAGGCGCTCTTCGACGCGGGCCTCTACTGCCGCGCCGACGACCGCGGCGATCCCGTCGTCCAGCTTGCTCCCCCGCTCACGATCGGCCCCGCCGAGTTCGACGAGATCGAGGGCATCCTGCGCTCCGTGCTCACCGAGGCCTGGTCGCGACTCTGACGGTGCGACGGCGCTGCATCGCCCGCGGGCCTCGACCTCGGTGTGCATCCCACGTCAAGGAGTCGCGCAACCCGAATCAAGGAGTCGGTGTGACCCACGTGGATGAAGTAGCCCGATGAGGTCGGGTTCCGTGCGCGCGTCCGTGACATGGGTTGCGCGACTCCTTGATTTGGGATGCATCGGGGGATGCAGCGCGCCGATCGCGAGGTCGCGATGAGCAGCTACCGGGAGCTGTCGTACTGGCACGGCTCGGTCGGCGCCTCGGGCGATGCGCTCGAGCAGCGGCCGGGGCTCGACGGGGACGCCGATGCGGACGTCGTGATCGTCGGCGGCGGACTCACCGGGCTCTGGACGGCGTGGTATCTGCTCGAGGCGGAGCCGGACGCGCGCATCCTGGTGATCGAGAAGGAGATCGCGGGTTTCGGGGCGTCCGGCCGCAACGGCGGCTGGTGCAGCGCCCTCTTCCCGCGGTCCACCGCATCCCTCGCGAAGGCCCACGGCCGGGATGCCGCGATCGCCATGCGACGCGCCATGATCGACACGGTCGATGAGGTAGGGCGCGCGGCGGCGACGGCAGGGATCGACTGCGACTACCTCCGCGGGGGCACCGTCGTCTACGCGCGCTCGGAGGTGCAGGAGCGCGCCGCCCGCGCCGACGTCGCGGAGACCGCGGAGTACGGGGTCGACACTCTCGCATGGTGGGGGCCGGACCGCGTGCGAGCGGCGGGAGCGCGCGGCGGCACCTTCGATCCGAACTGCGCGCGGCTGCATCCCGCGAAGCTCGTGCGCGGGCTCGCCCGCTCGCTCGAGCAACGCGGGGTGCGGATCGCCGAAGGCACCACGGCGACGCGTGTCGAGACCGGTCGCGTCGAGACGGACCGCGGTGTCGTCCGCTGCGACCGCGTCGTGATCGCGCTCGAAGGCTACGGGGCGCAACTCCCCCAGACGCACCGACGCGTGCTGCCGCTGTATTCGCTCATGATCGCGACCGAACCGCTCCCGGACGAGCTCTGGGACGAGCTCGACCTCCCGCACGGACGCACCTTCAGCGACTACCGGCACCTCATCGTCTACGGGCAGCGCACCGCCGACAACCGCTTCGCCTTCGGCGGTCGCGGCGCCCGCTACCATCTCGGCAGTGCCATCAAGCCCGAGTTCGACCGCGCCGAACGGGTCTTCGCCCACCTGCGGCGCACCCTCGGCGAGCTGTTCCCGGCGATCGGCGACGTCGCGGTGACGCACCGTTGGGGTGGCCCCCTGGGGGTGCCCCGCGACTGGCACGCCGCCGTGCGCTACGACCCCGCCACGCGGATCGGCACCGCGGGCGGCTATGTGGGCGACGGCCTGTCGACCACGAACCTCGCGGGGCGCACCCTCGCCCAGCTGCTGACGGGCGCCGACACCGAGCTCACGCGACTGCCGTGGGTGGGACACCGCTCCCGCGACTGGGAGCCGGAGCCGCTGCGCTTCGCGGGCGCCAACGCGGGCCTGCTCGCCATGACCGCCGCCGACCTCGAGGAGCGCGTCACCCATCGTCCCTCGCTCGTGGCGCGCGCCATGGGTCCGCTCGTCGGGCATTGAGCCGGCCCTGCTCCGCTCGACACCACTCGCTGATCGAGTGCCGCGGCGCAGCCGCGGTGTATCGAGATCAGCGAGAACTGGCGAGGGGGAAGAGCGCGTCGATCCGTGCGAGCTCCTCCGCATCCGGACGCCAGCGGGTTCCCGCGGCCGCGTTCGCCCGCACCTGCTCGGGACGGGTCGCACCGGCGATGACGCTCGAGAGCTCGGGGCGCGACAGCAGCCAGCCGTAGCTGACCTCGAGCAGGCCGATCCCGCGTTCCGCCGCGAAGGCCTCGAGCGCCTCGATCGCGTCCCACGGGGCGTTCTCGGCGATATGCGGACGCTGGCGCCCGATCCGCGTGTCGGCGGGGCGTTCGGTGCGGCTGAACTTGCCCGTGAACAGGCCGTTCGCGAGGGGGAAGAACGGCAGGAATCCGAGGCCGCGCTCGCGCACCGCGGGCAGCACGTCCGTCTCGGCTCCGCGCGTGAGCAGGTTGTACTCGTTCTGCGCCGAGACGAACGGCGTGTAGCCGCCCGCGGCGGCCGCGTCGTCGGCCGCTCGGATGGCGGTGCCGTCGAGGTTGGAGTGCCCGATCGCGCGCACCTTGCCTTCGCGCACGAGCTCGTCGAGGGCGCCGAGGGTCTCCTCGATGGGGGTGTGCGGATCGGGGGTGTGCAGCTGGTAGAGATCGATGCGGTCGGTCCCGAGGCGGGTGAGCGAGCCTTCGACGGCAGCACGGAGGTAGGCGCGGGATCCACCGGAGCCGAGCGCGGTGAGCGGCGACGGCATCGACTGGTGTCCGAACTTGGTCGCGATGACCGCCTCGTCCCGGCGGCCGCGCAGCGCCTCGCCGAGTCGGCGTTCGCTCAGCCCGTACTCGGCGCCGTACACGTCGGCCGTGTCGAAGAAGGTCACGCCGGCGTCGAGGGCGGCCGTCACGACGGCGTCCGTGCCCTCCTGCGTCTCGGTGAGGGTTCCGGGCCGGCCGAGGTTGTTGCACCCGAGCCCGACGACGGTGACGGCGAGTCCAGAGGCGCCGAGCGCGCGCGTTTCCATGCTCCGAGCCTACGGTCCCCTCCTCCCCCATGACGGGGCGCGACGGCTGGCTCGCGATGTCCGATTTCCGCCGGTCGATGTCGCGGGCGCCGATTACGCTCGTGCCATGACCACCCCCGACTCCGCACTCGACCCCGCACTCGACTCCGCGATCGACCCCGTCGCGCTCCGCCGCCTCGAGAGCCCCATCGGCCGCATCGAGGTCGTCGGCGACGGCACTGCGATCATCTCGCTCGCGATCGAACACGAAGGCGCCCTCCCCCACGACGAGCTCGACGAGCGTCCCGACGAGGTCACCTCGCGCGCCGTCGCGCAACTCGAGGAGTACTTCGCGGGCCACCGCCACGACTTCGACCTGCCCGTCGCCCTGCCCGGCACGGTGTTCCAGCAGGCCGTCTGGGAGCAGCTCGTCGAGCTGGAATGGGGCGAGGTGATCTCCTACGGCGAGCTCGGGCACGCCACCGGCCGCGCGAGCGCGGGTCGCGCGGTGGGCGGCGCGGTCGGCGCCAACCCGATCCCGATCATCGTGCCGTGCCATCGGGTGCTCGCCTCGGACGGCCGCATCACGGGCTACTCCGCCGGTGAGGGCATCGCCACCAAGTCGTGGCTGCTCGCGCACGAGGGCGTCGCCCACAAGCTCCCGCGTCCCGCGGCGTGAGCGCCTCGGACCTGCGCGTCGGCGATGACGGTCTCGCCCGCTGCGGCTGGGTGGGCGACGACGCCGAGTACCGCCGCTATCACGACGAGGAGTGGGGATTCCCGCTCCACGGTGATCGTGCCCTGTTCGAGAAGCTGAGCCTCGAGGGCTTCCAGGCGGGGCTGTCATGGATCACGATCCTGCGCCGACGCCCCACCTTCCGGGCCGCGTTCCGCGAGTTCGACATCGATGCCGTCGCCGCGTTCGACGAGACCGACATCGCGCGCCTCCTGGCCGATGCGGGCATCATCCGCAACCGCGCCAAGGTCGAGGCGACGATCTCCAACGCGCGGATCACGCGCGAGCTGATCGCGGGCGATCCCGGTGCCCTCGACCGGCTCGTCTGGTCGTTCGCGCCGACGGCCCGGCGGAACCGCCCGCGGGGGTTCGCCGAGCTTCCCGCCGTCACCCCGGAGGCGACGGCCCTCAGCGCGGCCCTCAAGAAGCTCGGCTACCGCTTCGTCGGCCCGACCACGATGTACGCGCTCATGCAATCCGCGGGGCTCGTCGACGATCACCTCGAGGGGTGCTGGCGCGCACCGGAGAGCGGCTAGAGAACGAGCTCGAGCTCTCCCGGCGCCCCCTGCTCGAGTCGGATGCCCGCGGAGGCAGCCCACGCGAGCAACGACGCCGGATCCGGATGATCGATGCCGGCGAGCATCAGGGCACGCGCGAGGGTGCCCTTGCCTGCCTTGTTGAAGTGGTTGAGGGCACGCCGACGCCCACCGTCCTCGGTCACGACGCGCACGAAAAGCGAGTCGTCGCGGACCGGCGCCGGCCCGAGCGCGGCGTAGGCCTCCGAGCGCAGGTCGAGCACGAGGCCGTCGACGCGCGCGAGTGCCGCCCGGACCGGCTCGCGCCAGAGCCTCGTGAGCGAGATCCCGGGCAGGCGGGAATCGGCGGAGAGACGGTACGCCGGGATGGGGTCGAGCCCGCGGGTGAGTCCGAACAGCGCCGAGGAGATCGCGAGGTGCTCGTGGGCGAAGGCACGAGCGTGAGCCGGGAGGCTCGCCGCGTCGAGCGCGTCGTACAGCACGCCGTCGTATCGGTCGAGCGCCGGGAGCACGGGGGCACGGCGGACGCGACGGTTGCGTTCCGCCTCGTGGGCCTGGGTGGGCCCGAGCTTGAGTGCCGCGGCGGCCGCCGCGGGATCCTCGGAGAGCTCGAGGAGCGCCGAGATCGCGAGCTGCCGCGGGGCGTCGAGCGACCGGAAACCGAGCCGATTCATGGCGAGTCGCGATGCGGGTTCGCCTCCGTCGCGCTTGGTCTCGGACGGCGGCAGCAGGATCAGCACCTCAGCGGTCGAGGAACGCGAGCGCGCGTTCCACGTTGACGCCGAGCGGCTCGACCGAGTCGAGGGTGATGCGCGCGATCGCGCCGCTCGCCCCCGTCCACTCCTCCCACTCGTCGAGGCTCTGCTCGACGGCGAACGCGCCGGGAAGCGCGGTCTCGGCGAGGCGCTCGGCACGCGCCGCGAGCCGTTGACCGTGCAGCTGCGCGTCGGAGCACACGACCTCGATGAACCGGATGTCGGACTTCTGCCGCTCGGCGAGCTTCACCCACTGCTCGCGCGCCGGGCTGACCGCGTTGACCGCGTCGACGATGATCGACCCGTCGCCCGCGAGGACCGCATCCGCGAAGGCACCGGCGACCAGGTAGGCCGCGAGTCCGGTGGGCTGGTCGGCGTCGATGCCCGCCGCGAGGATCGCCGTCTCGATCGGATCGACCGAGACGACCGGGATCCCCCGGCGGTTGCCGACGACCTCGGCGATCGTGCTCTTGCCCGCAGCGGGCAGACCGGCCATCACGATGAGCATGACTCCACCTTAAGGGCAGACGGCGGAGGCGGGATTCCCCCGGCGGACGGAGATCAGACCAGCTCGGCGGTCCCCGCGACGATCGTGACCGTGTCGCCCTGCACCGAGAGGAAACCGTCCTCCACGCGCGCGGTCACGACGCTGCCGTCGGCGGCCGTCACGCGCGACTCGCCCGGGGCGAGGATCGCGAGGATGGGCTCGTGCCCGGTGAGGATGCCGATCTCGCCCTCGGTGGTGCGGGCGATGACCTGCGTGGCCTCGCCCGACCACAGTTCGCGTTCCGCCGAGACGACGGAGACGGTGAGGGCCATGATCAGCCGTTCTCCTTCTGCAGCTCGGCCCAGCGCGCCTCGACGTCGGAGATCGATCCGACGTTGAAGAACGCCTGCTCGGCCACGTGGTCGAAGTCGCCGCGCACGATCGCGTCGAAGGACTCGATCGTGTCGCGCAGCGGCACGGTGGAGCCCTCGACACCCGTGAACTTCTTCGCCATGTAGGTGTTCTGCGAGAGGAACTGCTGGATGCGACGCGCGCGGGAGACGGTGATCTTGTCTTCCTCGGAGAGCTCGTCGACACCGAGGATCGCGATGATCTCCTGGAGCTCCTTGTTCTTCTGCAGGATCGCCTTCACCGAGGTGGCCACGCGGTAGTGGTCGTCGCCCAGGTATCGGGGGTCCATGATGCGGCTGGTCGACGACAGCGGGTCGACCGCCGGGTAGAGACCCTTCGACGCGATCTCGCGGGAGAGCTCGGTCGTGGCATCCAGGTGCGCGAAGGTGGTGGCAGGAGCCGGGTCGGTGTAGTCGTCGGCGGGCACGTAGATCGCCTGCAGCGAGGTGATCGAGTGGCCGCGCGTCGAGGTGATGCGCTCCTGGAGCACGCCCATCTCGTCGGCGAGGTTCGGCTGGTAGCCCACCGCGGACGGCATACGTCCCAGCAGCGTCGAGACCTCGGAACCGGCCTGCGTGAAACGGAAGATGTTGTCGATGAACAGCAGCACGTCCTGCTTCTGCACGTCGCGGAAGTACTCGGCCATGGTGAGGGCCGAGAGCGCCACGCGCAGACGCGTCCCCGGCGGCTCGTCCATCTGGCCGAAGACGAGGGCGGTCTTGTCGAAGACGCCCGCCTCCTCCATCTCGTGGATGAGGTCGTTGCCCTCACGGGTGCGCTCGCCGACACCGGCGAACACCGACACGCCGCCGTGGTCCTGCGCGACGCGCTGGATCATCTCCTGGATGAGCACGGTCTTGCCGACGCCCGCGCCGCCGAAGAGGCCGATCTTGCCACCCTGCACGTAGGGGGTCAGCAGGTCGATGACCTTGATGCCGGTCTCGAAGAGCTGCGTCTTCGACTCGAGCTGGTCGAAGGCCGGGGGCTTGCGGTGGATGGGCCAGCGCTCGGTGATCTCGACCGTCTCGCCGGGGGCCCCGTTGAGGATCTCACCGGTGACGTTGAAGACCTTGCCCTTGGTGACGTCGCCGACCGGAACCGAGATCGCGGCTCCCGTGTCGCGCACCTCCTGGCCGCGGACGATGCCATCGGTCGGCTTGAGGGCGATGGCACGCACGAGGTCGTCGCCGAGGTGCTGGGCGACCTCGAGCGTGATGGTGGTGGTCTGCTCGCCGATCGTGATGTCGGTCGTGAGGGCGTTGTAGATGCCCGGGATCGCGTCGTGCGGGAACTCGATGTCGACGACGGGGCCCGTGACGCGCGCGACGCGCCCGACGCCGAACTCAGCGGGAGCCTCCGACGCCGGAGCCTTCTTGGTTGCGGTAGCCATGGTTTCTCTTCCTGATCGTTACTTCGCCGAGCCGAGGGCGTCAGCGCCGCCCACGATCTCGGAAATCTGCTGGGTGATCTCCGCCTGGCGCGCGTTGTTCGCGAGGCGGGTGTAGTCGCGGATGAGCTTGTCCGCATTGTCGGAGGCGGCCTTCATCGCCTTCTGCGTGGCCGCCTGCTTGGAGGCCGCCGACTGCAGGAGGGCGTTGAAGATGCGGCTCTCGATGTAGACCGGCAGCAGCGCGTCGAGCACCGCCTCGGGCTCCGGCTCGAACTCGTAGAGCGGGAAGATCTCGGCCTCGCCGGGCTCCTCGACGCCCTCCACGACCTCGAGCGGCAGCAGCCGCACGACCTCCGGCTCCTGGGTGAGCATCGAGACGAAGCGGTTGTAGACGATGTGGATCTCGTCGACGCCGCCCTCCGCCGTGGGCTGCACGAAGCGGGCGACGATCTCCTCGCCGATCTCCTGTGCGGTCGCGAAGCTCGGGGTGTCGGTGTCGCCGATCCAGGCGCGCTCCGGAGTGCGCTTGCGGAAGTTGAAGTAGCTCACCCCGCGGCGGCCGATCACGTAGTGCACGACCTCCTTGCCCTGCTCGGTGAGCAGGGTGGTGAGCTCTTCGCTGGCGCGCAGCACGTTCGCGTTGAAGGCACCCGCGAGGCCGCGGTCGGAGCTGAACACCACGACGGCGGCGCGGTGGATCTTCTCCGGCTCGGTGGTGAGCACGTGACCCACGTTCGAGTAGGTCGCGACCGCGGAGACGGCGCGCGTCACCGCGCGTGCGTACGGCGCAGAGGCCGACACCCGCTGCAGTGCCTTCTGGATGCGGCTCGCCGCGATCAGCTCCATGGCACGGGTGATCTTCTTGGTCGTCTGGGCAGAGCGGATCTTCTGCCGGTAGACCCGAAGCTGGGCTCCCATGTCCTATCTCTTCCTGTCGTCTCGTCGAGTGGGGGTGCGCGGGCCGCCGAGGCGGATCAGCGCTTGCCCTTCACGATGCGCTCCTGGTTGACGTCTTCGACGTCCGCCGCGTCGAACTCCTCGTGCCCGGGGGCGTCGAGGTCGACGCCGCCGCCGGGGAGGAACTCGAGCAGGAACGCGTCGACCGCGGAGGCCAGCTCGGCCTCGGTCGCGTCGTCGAGCACGTTGGTCTCGCGGAGGGTGTCGAGCACCTTGGTATTGCGGGCGAGGTGGTCGTGCAGCTCGCGCTCGAAGCGCAGCACGTCCTCGACGGGGATGGTGTCGAGCTTGCCCTTGGTTCCGGCCCAGATCGAGACGACCTGCTGCTCGACGGGGAACGGCGAGTACTGCGGCTGACGCAGCAGCTCGGTGAGGCGGGCACCGCGCTCGAGCTGACG
The Protaetiibacter larvae DNA segment above includes these coding regions:
- the atpD gene encoding F0F1 ATP synthase subunit beta, translated to MATATKKAPASEAPAEFGVGRVARVTGPVVDIEFPHDAIPGIYNALTTDITIGEQTTTITLEVAQHLGDDLVRAIALKPTDGIVRGQEVRDTGAAISVPVGDVTKGKVFNVTGEILNGAPGETVEITERWPIHRKPPAFDQLESKTQLFETGIKVIDLLTPYVQGGKIGLFGGAGVGKTVLIQEMIQRVAQDHGGVSVFAGVGERTREGNDLIHEMEEAGVFDKTALVFGQMDEPPGTRLRVALSALTMAEYFRDVQKQDVLLFIDNIFRFTQAGSEVSTLLGRMPSAVGYQPNLADEMGVLQERITSTRGHSITSLQAIYVPADDYTDPAPATTFAHLDATTELSREIASKGLYPAVDPLSSTSRIMDPRYLGDDHYRVATSVKAILQKNKELQEIIAILGVDELSEEDKITVSRARRIQQFLSQNTYMAKKFTGVEGSTVPLRDTIESFDAIVRGDFDHVAEQAFFNVGSISDVEARWAELQKENG
- a CDS encoding DNA-3-methyladenine glycosylase I — protein: MSASDLRVGDDGLARCGWVGDDAEYRRYHDEEWGFPLHGDRALFEKLSLEGFQAGLSWITILRRRPTFRAAFREFDIDAVAAFDETDIARLLADAGIIRNRAKVEATISNARITRELIAGDPGALDRLVWSFAPTARRNRPRGFAELPAVTPEATALSAALKKLGYRFVGPTTMYALMQSAGLVDDHLEGCWRAPESG
- a CDS encoding NAD(P)/FAD-dependent oxidoreductase; this translates as MQRADREVAMSSYRELSYWHGSVGASGDALEQRPGLDGDADADVVIVGGGLTGLWTAWYLLEAEPDARILVIEKEIAGFGASGRNGGWCSALFPRSTASLAKAHGRDAAIAMRRAMIDTVDEVGRAAATAGIDCDYLRGGTVVYARSEVQERAARADVAETAEYGVDTLAWWGPDRVRAAGARGGTFDPNCARLHPAKLVRGLARSLEQRGVRIAEGTTATRVETGRVETDRGVVRCDRVVIALEGYGAQLPQTHRRVLPLYSLMIATEPLPDELWDELDLPHGRTFSDYRHLIVYGQRTADNRFAFGGRGARYHLGSAIKPEFDRAERVFAHLRRTLGELFPAIGDVAVTHRWGGPLGVPRDWHAAVRYDPATRIGTAGGYVGDGLSTTNLAGRTLAQLLTGADTELTRLPWVGHRSRDWEPEPLRFAGANAGLLAMTAADLEERVTHRPSLVARAMGPLVGH
- a CDS encoding F0F1 ATP synthase subunit gamma, whose protein sequence is MGAQLRVYRQKIRSAQTTKKITRAMELIAASRIQKALQRVSASAPYARAVTRAVSAVATYSNVGHVLTTEPEKIHRAAVVVFSSDRGLAGAFNANVLRASEELTTLLTEQGKEVVHYVIGRRGVSYFNFRKRTPERAWIGDTDTPSFATAQEIGEEIVARFVQPTAEGGVDEIHIVYNRFVSMLTQEPEVVRLLPLEVVEGVEEPGEAEIFPLYEFEPEPEAVLDALLPVYIESRIFNALLQSAASKQAATQKAMKAASDNADKLIRDYTRLANNARQAEITQQISEIVGGADALGSAK
- a CDS encoding Lrp/AsnC family transcriptional regulator codes for the protein MAPRNRPIALDEVSKAIIEQLQEDGRRSYAEIGKAVGLSEAAVRQRVQKLQESGVMQVVAVTDPMQLGFYRQAMVGVRVTGDSRIVAQRLGEIPAVDYVVLTAGSFDILAEVVCENDDDLIELLNQEIRRIDGVQSTETFVYLKLHKQLYNWGTR
- a CDS encoding YaaA family protein; amino-acid sequence: MLILLPPSETKRDGGEPASRLAMNRLGFRSLDAPRQLAISALLELSEDPAAAAAALKLGPTQAHEAERNRRVRRAPVLPALDRYDGVLYDALDAASLPAHARAFAHEHLAISSALFGLTRGLDPIPAYRLSADSRLPGISLTRLWREPVRAALARVDGLVLDLRSEAYAALGPAPVRDDSLFVRVVTEDGGRRRALNHFNKAGKGTLARALMLAGIDHPDPASLLAWAASAGIRLEQGAPGELELVL
- a CDS encoding AAA family ATPase, whose product is MLIVMAGLPAAGKSTIAEVVGNRRGIPVVSVDPIETAILAAGIDADQPTGLAAYLVAGAFADAVLAGDGSIIVDAVNAVSPAREQWVKLAERQKSDIRFIEVVCSDAQLHGQRLAARAERLAETALPGAFAVEQSLDEWEEWTGASGAIARITLDSVEPLGVNVERALAFLDR
- a CDS encoding aspartate aminotransferase family protein is translated as MTQTSHALSAQTEAQLQQKAKDHLWMHFARQSVLEEHGAPIIVKGEGHHIWDSHGTRYIDGLSGLFVVNAGHGRTRLAETAAKQAEELAFFPLWSYAHPSAIELADVLADHAPGDLNRVFFTTGGGEAVETAFKLAKYYWKLQGRPTKHKVISRYVAYHGTPQGALAITGIPAMKEMFEPVTPGGFRVPNTNFYRAAEMGYEGSSLEAFGQWAANRIEEMILFEGPETVAAVFLEPVQNSGGCFPPPPGYFQRVREICDRYDVLLVADEVITGFGRIGDMFASTTYDIRPDMITCAKGMTSGYSPIGACIVSDRLYEPFRHGTTAFYHGYTFGGHPVSSAVALENLRIFEEEGLVQNVKQNSPLFRAALERLTDLPIVGDVRGDGYFFGIELVKDKATRETFDDEESERLLRGFLSKALFDAGLYCRADDRGDPVVQLAPPLTIGPAEFDEIEGILRSVLTEAWSRL
- a CDS encoding aldo/keto reductase, producing METRALGASGLAVTVVGLGCNNLGRPGTLTETQEGTDAVVTAALDAGVTFFDTADVYGAEYGLSERRLGEALRGRRDEAVIATKFGHQSMPSPLTALGSGGSRAYLRAAVEGSLTRLGTDRIDLYQLHTPDPHTPIEETLGALDELVREGKVRAIGHSNLDGTAIRAADDAAAAGGYTPFVSAQNEYNLLTRGAETDVLPAVRERGLGFLPFFPLANGLFTGKFSRTERPADTRIGRQRPHIAENAPWDAIEALEAFAAERGIGLLEVSYGWLLSRPELSSVIAGATRPEQVRANAAAGTRWRPDAEELARIDALFPLASSR
- a CDS encoding methylated-DNA--[protein]-cysteine S-methyltransferase gives rise to the protein MTTPDSALDPALDSAIDPVALRRLESPIGRIEVVGDGTAIISLAIEHEGALPHDELDERPDEVTSRAVAQLEEYFAGHRHDFDLPVALPGTVFQQAVWEQLVELEWGEVISYGELGHATGRASAGRAVGGAVGANPIPIIVPCHRVLASDGRITGYSAGEGIATKSWLLAHEGVAHKLPRPAA
- a CDS encoding F0F1 ATP synthase subunit epsilon encodes the protein MALTVSVVSAERELWSGEATQVIARTTEGEIGILTGHEPILAILAPGESRVTAADGSVVTARVEDGFLSVQGDTVTIVAGTAELV